A region of Bacillus cabrialesii DNA encodes the following proteins:
- a CDS encoding cation diffusion facilitator family transporter, translating into MGHNHTEGSNKKVLLISFIIITGYMIIEAIGGFLTNSLALLSDAGHMLSDSISLMVALIAFTLAEKKASHNKTFGYRRFEILAAVINGVALIFISVYIIYEAIERFSHPSEVATTGMLTISIIGLVVNILVAWIMLRGGDTENNLNIRGAFLHVISDMLGSAGAILAAILIIFFGWGWADPLASVIVAILVLRSGYHVTKDSIHVLMEGTPEHIDVTDIIHTIEETEGIQSIHDLHIWSITSGLNALSCHAVVDDQLTISESESILRKIEHDLEHKGITHVTIQMETAAHNHDNAILCQAKIEKRHNHHHH; encoded by the coding sequence ATGGGGCACAATCATACTGAAGGATCCAATAAAAAGGTTTTATTGATCTCTTTTATCATCATTACAGGTTATATGATTATAGAAGCTATAGGTGGATTTTTAACAAATAGTCTGGCGCTATTATCAGATGCAGGCCATATGCTAAGTGATTCAATCTCATTAATGGTTGCCCTGATTGCTTTTACATTAGCTGAAAAAAAGGCAAGTCACAATAAGACATTCGGTTATAGACGATTTGAGATTCTTGCCGCCGTGATAAACGGTGTTGCATTAATTTTTATTTCCGTTTATATCATTTATGAAGCAATTGAACGTTTCTCTCATCCATCAGAAGTAGCAACGACTGGCATGCTTACGATTAGTATTATCGGGTTAGTCGTGAATATATTAGTCGCATGGATTATGTTGAGAGGCGGAGATACAGAGAATAATCTGAACATAAGAGGAGCTTTTTTACATGTGATAAGTGATATGCTCGGCTCTGCAGGTGCCATTCTAGCTGCCATACTTATCATCTTCTTTGGGTGGGGCTGGGCAGATCCATTAGCTAGTGTCATTGTGGCTATTCTTGTTCTTAGAAGCGGTTACCATGTGACTAAAGATTCCATTCACGTATTAATGGAAGGAACTCCAGAACATATCGATGTCACTGACATCATTCATACAATTGAAGAGACAGAAGGAATTCAAAGCATTCATGATTTACACATTTGGTCTATTACAAGTGGATTAAACGCTCTTTCTTGCCACGCTGTTGTTGACGATCAACTGACCATTTCAGAAAGTGAAAGTATTTTGCGCAAAATTGAACATGATCTTGAGCATAAAGGCATTACGCATGTAACCATTCAAATGGAAACAGCAGCTCATAATCACGACAATGCGATCCTTTGTCAGGCCAAAATTGAAAAGCGGCATAACCACCATCATCATTAA
- a CDS encoding YrhC family protein, with product MNKNRMKSLKEDYKHFAFTLLAVSTFLYIGAVLPDQGLTLGQKSTMFLADCVFLAGAFFCADRSLIYKKRLEEADE from the coding sequence TTGAATAAAAATAGAATGAAATCTTTAAAAGAAGACTACAAGCATTTCGCTTTTACATTGCTTGCAGTCAGCACTTTTTTATATATAGGCGCAGTTCTTCCCGACCAAGGCTTAACGTTAGGACAGAAATCGACGATGTTTTTAGCGGATTGCGTATTTTTAGCCGGTGCTTTCTTTTGCGCTGATCGTTCATTAATTTACAAGAAGCGTTTGGAAGAAGCTGACGAATAA
- a CDS encoding bifunctional cystathionine gamma-lyase/homocysteine desulfhydrase — protein MKKKTLMIHGGITGDEKTGAVSVPIYQVSTYKQPKAGQHTGYEYSRTANPTRAALEALVTELEGGEAGYAFSSGMAAITAVMMLFNSGDHVVLTDDVYGGTYRVMTKVLNRLGIESTFVDTSSREEVEKAILPNTKAIYIETPTNPLLKITDLALMADIAKKEDILLIVDNTFNTPYFQQPLALGADIVLHSATKYLGGHSDVVGGLVVTASKELGEELHFVQNSTGGVLGPQDSWLLMRGIKTLGLRMEAIDQNARKIASFLENHPGVQTLYYPGSSRHPGHELAKTQGSGFGGMISFDIGSEERVDAFLGSLKLFTIAESLGAVESLISVPARMTHASIPRDRRLELGITDGLIRISIGIEDAEDLLKDIEQALENI, from the coding sequence ATGAAGAAAAAAACTTTGATGATTCACGGCGGAATCACAGGTGATGAGAAAACAGGCGCAGTGTCCGTGCCTATTTATCAAGTGAGTACGTACAAGCAGCCAAAAGCAGGGCAGCATACCGGCTATGAGTATTCAAGAACGGCCAATCCGACAAGGGCCGCTCTCGAAGCGCTTGTGACAGAGCTGGAAGGCGGGGAAGCAGGCTATGCGTTCAGTTCAGGAATGGCTGCCATTACAGCGGTTATGATGCTGTTTAACAGCGGAGATCATGTCGTGTTGACCGATGATGTGTATGGCGGAACATACCGTGTGATGACAAAGGTGCTTAATCGTCTTGGCATTGAATCAACATTTGTCGATACTAGCAGCAGAGAAGAAGTTGAAAAAGCGATTCTCCCTAACACAAAAGCTATTTATATTGAAACACCGACAAACCCGCTGCTCAAAATCACCGACTTGGCGCTCATGGCTGACATCGCAAAAAAAGAGGATATTCTGCTTATTGTAGACAATACCTTTAACACTCCTTATTTTCAGCAGCCGCTTGCTTTAGGGGCTGACATCGTGCTTCACAGTGCGACAAAATATCTTGGCGGGCACAGTGACGTTGTCGGCGGTTTAGTTGTGACAGCTTCGAAAGAGCTTGGAGAAGAGCTTCATTTTGTGCAAAACTCCACAGGCGGTGTGCTTGGCCCTCAAGATTCCTGGCTGTTAATGAGAGGAATCAAAACATTGGGACTCAGAATGGAAGCGATCGATCAAAATGCGCGGAAAATCGCAAGTTTTCTTGAGAATCACCCTGGTGTCCAAACGTTATATTATCCTGGTTCTTCACGTCATCCCGGGCATGAGCTTGCAAAAACGCAAGGGTCTGGGTTCGGCGGCATGATCTCCTTTGATATCGGCAGTGAAGAGCGAGTTGATGCGTTTTTAGGAAGCCTGAAACTGTTTACCATTGCTGAAAGCCTAGGCGCGGTAGAAAGCTTAATTTCTGTTCCGGCGAGAATGACGCATGCCTCTATTCCGAGAGACCGCCGGCTTGAACTCGGCATTACGGACGGGCTGATCAGAATTTCTATAGGAATTGAAGACGCGGAGGATTTGCTGAAAGATATTGAGCAAGCGCTTGAAAATATATAA
- a CDS encoding O-acetylserine dependent cystathionine beta-synthase: MTVITDITELIGNTPLLRLKNFDVPEGVAVYAKLEMMNPGGSIKDRLGDMLIRDALESGKVKPGGVIIEATAGNTGIGLALSARKYGLQAIFCVPEHFSTEKQQIMQALGASIIHTPRQDGMQGAIQKAIQLETEIENSYCVLQFKNRVNPSTYYKTLGPEIWEALDGNIHTFVAGAGSGGTFAGTASFLKEKNPAVKTVIVEPEGSILNGGEPHAHKTEGIGMEFIPDYMNKSHFDEIYTVTDENAFRLVKEAAEKEGLLIGSSSGAALYASLEEAKKASAGTNIVMVFPDSSDRYISKQIYEGGI; this comes from the coding sequence ATGACTGTTATTACGGACATTACCGAGCTGATTGGGAATACGCCGCTTCTCCGCCTGAAGAACTTTGATGTTCCAGAAGGGGTCGCAGTGTACGCCAAGCTTGAAATGATGAATCCAGGCGGAAGCATCAAAGACAGACTGGGAGATATGCTGATCCGTGACGCTTTGGAATCAGGCAAAGTAAAGCCCGGCGGAGTGATTATAGAAGCTACGGCAGGAAATACAGGAATTGGCCTTGCGCTGAGTGCCAGAAAATATGGGTTACAAGCGATTTTCTGTGTACCTGAACATTTCAGCACAGAGAAACAGCAAATTATGCAAGCGCTTGGAGCATCGATCATCCATACACCGCGTCAAGACGGAATGCAGGGAGCCATTCAAAAAGCCATTCAGCTGGAGACTGAAATTGAAAATTCTTATTGCGTTTTGCAATTTAAAAACCGAGTAAATCCATCAACTTACTATAAAACGCTTGGACCTGAAATTTGGGAAGCGCTAGACGGCAATATTCATACGTTTGTCGCAGGGGCAGGGTCAGGGGGTACATTCGCAGGAACAGCTTCCTTCTTAAAAGAAAAAAACCCAGCAGTTAAAACGGTGATTGTCGAACCGGAGGGCTCCATTTTAAACGGAGGAGAGCCTCACGCTCATAAAACAGAAGGCATCGGCATGGAGTTTATCCCTGATTATATGAATAAGAGCCATTTTGATGAGATCTACACCGTAACAGATGAGAATGCGTTTAGACTTGTGAAAGAAGCGGCAGAAAAAGAAGGCCTGCTGATCGGAAGCTCTTCAGGTGCAGCGCTTTATGCATCATTGGAGGAAGCGAAAAAAGCATCCGCAGGAACAAACATTGTCATGGTATTTCCTGACAGCAGTGATCGATATATCAGCAAACAAATTTACGAAGGAGGCATCTAA
- the mtnN gene encoding 5'-methylthioadenosine/S-adenosylhomocysteine nucleosidase codes for MKLAVIGAMEEEVTILRSKLENAKTETIAHCEFTTGEYEGTEVILLKSGIGKVNAAISTTLLLDRYKPDYVINTGSAGGFHHTLNVGDVVISTDVRHHDVDVTAFDYEYGQVPGLPAAYAADEKLISITEEAISELDGIQVAKGTIATGDSFMNDPKRVEEVRARFSDLYAVEMEAAAVAQVCHQFKTPFVVIRALSDIAGKESHVSFDKFLEQAAVNSTELVLKVIKRIH; via the coding sequence ATGAAACTAGCAGTCATCGGAGCAATGGAAGAGGAAGTTACCATCCTAAGAAGCAAACTTGAAAATGCAAAAACAGAAACAATCGCACACTGTGAATTTACAACAGGTGAATATGAAGGAACCGAAGTGATTCTTTTAAAATCTGGAATTGGAAAAGTAAATGCTGCCATCAGCACAACGCTTTTGCTTGACCGATATAAGCCTGATTATGTGATTAACACAGGCTCAGCGGGCGGATTTCATCATACACTGAATGTAGGAGATGTCGTCATTTCAACTGACGTTCGCCATCATGATGTAGATGTAACGGCCTTTGACTATGAATACGGCCAGGTTCCGGGTCTTCCGGCTGCTTATGCGGCAGACGAAAAGCTGATCAGCATCACTGAAGAAGCGATTTCTGAACTCGACGGTATTCAGGTTGCAAAAGGAACGATTGCAACAGGTGATTCTTTTATGAACGATCCGAAGCGGGTTGAAGAAGTGCGTGCGAGATTTTCTGATCTGTACGCGGTTGAAATGGAGGCTGCGGCAGTGGCTCAGGTGTGTCATCAATTTAAAACGCCGTTTGTCGTCATCAGAGCGTTATCTGACATCGCAGGAAAAGAATCACATGTATCATTTGACAAATTTTTAGAGCAGGCCGCTGTCAATTCAACAGAGCTTGTGTTAAAAGTGATCAAACGAATTCATTAA
- a CDS encoding class I SAM-dependent DNA methyltransferase encodes MGREFIPLFEDWAATYDQTVQGFDIQYKEAFRGYDDILDAIVSRSGTHVLEFGPGTGNLTAKLLDADKSVFGIEPSPAMRKLASGKLSGRAEFVDGDFLTFPEPPFHADTIVSSYAFHHLTDEEKRAAIKQYGKYLHLHDKIVFADTVFEDEQAYQQAIDKARSQGFYQLANDLETEHYPTLDALKEMFTAEGFAVQFTQQNDFVWIMEAIKR; translated from the coding sequence ATGGGACGTGAATTTATCCCTCTTTTTGAAGATTGGGCAGCAACTTATGATCAAACAGTACAAGGTTTTGATATTCAGTATAAAGAAGCATTCAGAGGCTACGATGATATCCTTGATGCCATCGTCAGCAGGTCTGGAACGCATGTATTAGAATTTGGCCCGGGGACGGGGAATTTGACAGCCAAGCTGCTTGATGCGGACAAATCTGTATTTGGTATCGAACCATCTCCCGCCATGCGAAAATTGGCTTCTGGCAAGCTTTCAGGCAGGGCGGAATTCGTTGACGGAGACTTCCTGACATTTCCCGAGCCGCCATTTCATGCTGACACAATTGTCAGTTCATATGCTTTTCATCATTTGACCGACGAAGAAAAGCGGGCTGCAATAAAGCAATATGGCAAATACCTTCACTTGCATGATAAAATAGTGTTTGCCGATACCGTCTTTGAAGATGAGCAAGCGTATCAACAGGCTATTGATAAAGCCCGTTCTCAAGGCTTCTACCAGCTTGCAAATGATTTAGAGACAGAGCATTATCCCACATTGGATGCGCTGAAAGAGATGTTTACAGCTGAAGGTTTTGCAGTTCAATTCACTCAGCAAAACGACTTCGTGTGGATAATGGAGGCGATCAAACGGTAA
- a CDS encoding YrzA family protein yields the protein MNFQLDLIKDKVEFFEAGSLQELEKKINTQIENNKAIMLRVKSVSHQTAVADGRILYSAVVHFAAEA from the coding sequence ATGAATTTTCAATTAGATCTCATAAAAGACAAAGTGGAATTTTTCGAAGCGGGTTCATTGCAGGAGCTTGAAAAGAAAATCAATACACAAATTGAAAACAATAAAGCTATCATGCTCCGGGTGAAATCTGTTTCACATCAAACTGCTGTGGCAGACGGAAGAATATTGTACAGCGCAGTGGTTCATTTCGCAGCTGAAGCCTAA